TGCCGCTGATGCTGCTCGCGCAGGTGGGCGACGGCGGTTCCGATTTCGCGGTGCCAGCGGCCTTGTCGCTGGTGCTGATGGTGGTGTGTGTGATCGTGATGGGAGTGGGCGATGTCGTTACGCGAAGGCGCGAGCGCGGTGCTGTCGGCGCCGGTCACTGAGGCGCTGACGCGCCTTGCGCAAAAGCAATGGGGCCCGGCGCGGCATCGCCAGCCGGTGGCCATCCTCGGCCCGGGCGACGGCGGGCCGCTCGAGTGCGAGGCCGCGTACGCGGTGGCGCATGCGCTGGCCGGCGCGGGCATGGCGGTGGTCTGCGGCGGCCGCGGCGGCGTGATGGCCGCGGCCTCGCGCGGCGCCACCGAGGCCGGCGGCATCGCCGTGGGCATCCTGCCGGAGGACGACGACCGCAACGCCAACGAATGGCTCAGCGTGGCCATTCCCACCGGCATGGGCGAGATGCGCAACGCGATCGTCGCGCGCAGCGGCGTGTGCCTCGTCGCCATCGGCGGCAACATGGGCACGCTGTCGGAAATGGCGCTCGGACTCAAATGGGGCAAGCCGGTGTTCGTGATGCATGGGGATGTGGAACTGCCGGGGGCGGTGCTGGCGAGCGACGTGAACGACATGCTGGCGAAGGTGCTGGCCTGCCTCCTGGCCTGAGAAGGAGCACGTTCGGGAGACGACGGATGCCACGGCCGCATTGCACAATGCCGCCATGCCCTACATGCCCACATTCGTCGCCCCCGCCCGCTTCACCGACGCCGCCGCCGCACTCGACCAGGTCAAGGCCATCTACCAGGGCGGCCTGTCCCATCTGCGCGAGTCGATGCTGCGCTTCGTGGCTGGCGAGGCGCTGCCGGGCCGGGTGCGGGCCTGCTACCCCTTCGTGCG
This region of Variovorax sp. RKNM96 genomic DNA includes:
- a CDS encoding TIGR00725 family protein, giving the protein MSLREGASAVLSAPVTEALTRLAQKQWGPARHRQPVAILGPGDGGPLECEAAYAVAHALAGAGMAVVCGGRGGVMAAASRGATEAGGIAVGILPEDDDRNANEWLSVAIPTGMGEMRNAIVARSGVCLVAIGGNMGTLSEMALGLKWGKPVFVMHGDVELPGAVLASDVNDMLAKVLACLLA